In one window of Drosophila mauritiana strain mau12 chromosome X, ASM438214v1, whole genome shotgun sequence DNA:
- the LOC117146777 gene encoding uncharacterized protein LOC117146777 isoform X2: MAMRHLTAARMGVLLKVGVLGFVVLMQLVGSVRGHGRLMDPPARNAMWRFGYPNPVNYNDNELFCGGYAVQWERNKGRCGVCGDAYHVKSPRPHEAGGQYAKGIISRYYTAGQTIDVEVELTANHYGRFEMFLCPNNNPRQEATQQCFDRYPLLISGSREHRYLIPRDAKKKDIFRYKVRLPPYVTCTQCVLQWTYYTANMWGTCANGTEAVGCGKAETFRNCADVAIVSNTGGGVPPLFVNNKSPYLLYYRDYRAPADNNIFPLIVRNATRHARKQGKAKPPAR; encoded by the exons ATGGCGATGCGACACTTGACAGCCGCCAGAATGGGCGTATTGCTgaaagtgggcgtg CTGGGATTTGTGGTGCTGATGCAGCTGGTGGGATCGGTGCGTGGACATGGTCGCCTAATGGATCCGCCGGCCAGGAATGCCATGTGGCGATTCGGCTATCCCAATCCGGTGAACTACAATGACAACGAGCTCTTCTGCGGCGGCTATGCGGTGCAATGGGAGCGAAACAAGGGACGCTGCGGTGTCTGCGGCGATGCCTACCACGTCAAGTCGCCCAGGCCGCACGAGGCTGGTGGTCAGTACGCCAAGGGCATCATCTCCCGCTACTACACCGCCGGCCAGACCATCGATGTGGAGGTGGAGCTGACTGCCAATCATTATGGCCGCTTCGAGATGTTCCTCTGTCCGAACAACAATCCGCGACAGGAGGCGACTCAGCAGTGCTTCGATCGTTATCCGTTGCTCATTTCGGGCAGTCGGGAGCATCGGTATCTGATACCGCGCGATGCCAAAAAGAAGGACATATTCCGATACAAGGTGCGTTTGCCGCCATATGTCACCTGCACGCAGTGCGTCCTCCAGTGGACCTACTATACGGCCAACATGTGGGGCACCTGCGCCAATGGCACCGAGGCCGTGGGCTGCGGCAAGGCAG AGACATTCCGTAATTGTGCGGATGTGGCGATCGTTTCGAACACCGGCGGCGGTGTTCCACCGCTTTTCGTGAACAACAAGTCGCCATATCTGCTCTATTATCGGGACTATCGTGCTCCGGCGGACAACAACATCTTTCCACTTATTGTGCG CAATGCCACGCGGCATGCACGCAAACAAGGCAAGGCTAAGCCGCCTGCCCGCTAA